GCTTTTTCATCTTACTTCACAAGCCTTTGTACCGGTACAGGGACTCTTGCAACCACCCTATGCACCACTTCTTCTGCAGATATCCCTTCGAATTTTGCCTCAGACTTTAAGATAATCCGGTGGGATAATACATATGCAGCTAGATATTGGATGTCATCTGGCAATACATAATCACGGCCATACATAAATGCATAGGCTTGCGCTGCCTTCATAAGGGCGATCGATCCCCTTGGACTTGCTCCAAGATACACGCTGCCATGTCCGCGCGTCCGGTTGACGATATCTACAATATAACGCTTGATACTATCATCAACGAATACCTCTTTGATATCTCTTTGTAAGCTTAGCAGCCCCTCAAGATCGACAACAGGAGTAAGTTCTTCAATCGGCGGCACCTTTTGGGCACGATTCAGCACTTCAATCTCTTCTTGCATCTCTGGGTAGCCCATCCTCATTTTTAACAGAAAACGGTCGAGCTGTGCTTCTGGAAGTGGATATGTTCCTTCATATTCAATCGGGTTTTGGGTGGCCATTACGAAAAATGGTTTGTTCAGTTTATGAGTGACTCCATCAATCGTCACGCTTGCTTCCTCCATCCCCTCTAAAAGAGCGGACTGAGTCTTTGGCGAGGTCCGGTTAATTTCATCAGCAAGGATGATATTGCCCATCAATGGCCCTGGACGAAATTGAAATTCCATCTCTTTTGGATTATATATGGATACACCGGTTACATCCGATGGCAATAAATCCGGCGTAAATTGAATCCGACGGAAATTCGCATTTACGGATTTGGCAAGCGCCCGTACCATCATCGTTTTTCCTACACCAGGAACGTCCTCTAATAATACGTGGCCATCAGCCAATAAGGCAACAAGGCTAAGCTCTGCCACATTTCTTTTCCCAATCATTACCTTTTCAATATTTGCTAATATTTTCTCTATAGTGGGATTCATTTGTTCTAATGACAAGTTGACTCCTCCTTTATAAATAGACCGTTTATTTTATTTAACGATAATTATGTATTCTCTATCTATCTGTAAATTCCTGTATAATATGTCACACAATATACAAAATCCGCGTAAATATTAGACGGGATTAGGTTTGAAATTGTTTCATACCGGAAGGTCAAAATCAAAAAAAATAAAAGCAGCTCCATCCTTTCCGCATAATCTATTGCAAAAAGGAAGGAACTACTTCATCTTCATCTATTAATTCGCCTGCCATTTTTATTTCAAATATTCCTTTTACTTTTTTCAAGGGTACCTTTCTGTGAAGTGTAATCATCTTGCAGTCCTGCAAAATAAAAAACTCATCCTCTTGTGTAATCGGATAGGTGCAATATTCATGCAAATTATGGTGGTACACCCTTAATTCCAAGCTCTCATGAAATCCTTCCTCAATGCACAGGCTTAGAGAACCACTAAAAGAAGAATGGAAATTTGTTTTCCACAACACCGTCTCCTTATAGCCGGAAACTATACTAAATGGAGCACACATGCAGTCTTCAATAATTATTGGACTTTGTTCACATTCACCTACTGGAATACAAGGCAAAAACTGAAAGCCGCAAATGCAATTCCTGTCAACGGTTATACACGTATCTGAAGGTACAAGGATCATCTTGTTCGAGCAATGTTTGCTAGGTTTTAATAGTCTTAGATTCAAACAGCCGCTCGAATGATCCGTTGATGTAATTAAATAATACTTTGTGGTAAATGGTTTTATTCCATGCAAACCAATACTGCTTAAAACCGTTCCTCCTTGCAGGTAAAAAATAACTGGATATTGGCAGTATTTACCTATAATAACTTGTTTATGTCCTAACAATGGGGTCATAGTAAGTCCATCCTTCGTGCTGGTCTGTTCTTTATATTATCCTATGCATGAATGGTGGTTTGGGACTGGGTATTAGTAAATATGGTTAAAAATCTAGATAAAGAACAGGCATAAATCTATTAGTATAGAAGGTTCCAAACTTTGTCCATTCACATAAAATGATGAGAAATCATTTATTAAGAGGTGACTCAATGACAACCATTAGTCTTTGTATGATTGTGAAAAATGAAGAAGAAGTTTTAGCCAACTGTCTCCAAAGTATTCAAAAAATCTGTGATGAAATCATTATTGTGGATACAGGCTCCACGGATCGCACAAAAGAAATTGCTAAACAGTTTACGGATAAAGTATTGGACTTTAAATGGATTGATGATTTTTCAGCAGCCCGGAACTTTGCTTTCAGTCAGGCAACTATGGATTATATCCTGTGGCTAGATGCGGACGATGTGCTGCTTCCTAATGAACAGGAAAAGTTTCATAAATTGAAAGCAACGCTGGATGGAACTGTCGATGCCGTATCCATGATTTATGTAATTGACAGAGACGAATATGGTAACCCTTCTTTCCATTACAGAAGGAATCGCCTGGTGAAAAGGAGTAAGAACTTTAAGTGGATAGGACCCGTACATGAATACTTGGAAGTTGGCGGCCATATCCTTTCATCAGATATTGCTGTAGAACATAAAAAACATATAAAAAAGGCCAGCACTCAAATATCAGACAGGAATCTACGAATCTATGAAAATAGAATAAAAAATGGTGAGGATTTTTCCCCCAGGGACTTATTTTATTTCGCAAATGAGCTGCGTGATCATCAACAATATGAAAAAGCCATTATTTACTACAATGAGTTTCTTAGAGGTAAAAAGGGCTGGATTGAAGATAATATAAGAGCATGCCTTTATTTGGCTGATATTCATGCACGTAGAGGTGAGAAAGAGGAGGAAATGGATGCCCTTTTAAAAACACTAGCTTACGATGTTCCTCGCCCAGAAACTAGCTGCCGGATAGGGGATTACTTTAAAGCGAGAAAATTATTTCGAACAGCTGTCTTTTGGTATGATATCGCATACCAAAAGAAAAAAATAACTTCAGGTTTTCAGAACGAGTCATATTCTACCTGGTACCCTCATTTAGCCCTTTGTGTCTGCCATTGGGAATTAGGAAATGTAGAAAAATCCATTGAACATAATAAGATGGCAAAAAAATACCGTCCTAATGACAAGCAGGTTCTTTTCAACGAGAAGTTTTTTAATGATTACTTGAAAAATAAAAATGGAAAGAAATAAGAGGGAATATAGATTCCCTCTTTTGGTTTAAGTATTATTATTTTCTTCCTTTTCATTATCACTCCTTCACAGTTGATAGTATTCAATTGTTTTCTTTAATCCCTCTCGAAGCGAGAATTCAGGATTCCAATCTAATTTCTTTATGGTTAATTGGTTATCCAAACAACTATGGATGATATCGCCCGATTTAAATTTTTTATAAATTGGCGTTAGCTTTGTATTTAGTAAACTATTTATTTCATCAACAAGGTGGTTTATAGAGATTTCTTTATTACAGCTAATATTGAATACACCTCGAGTATCCTTTTTCAGAGCCGCTAAGTTTGCGGATACAACATCTTTTACATAGATAAAATCTCTTGTCTGTTCACCATTCCCATAAATAATAGGAGCCTCATTATTGAGCATTTTTTTTATAAAAATAGAGACCACACCGCCTTCACCTTCTGGCTCTTGTCTGATTCCATAGACATTTGCATAACGAAGGATGGTGTAATCTAAACTGTATAGTTGCGAAAATAAATATATATACATTTCAGGTGTGTATTTAGAGATACCATAGTTAGAAAGCGGGTTTATTGGATGCCGTTCGTCTACAGGCAGATAAACGGGATTTCCATAAACCGCTGCAGAGGAGGAATAGATTAATTTACAATTATATTTTCTGCATAACTCCAAGATCTTCAAAGTACCTAGAATATTAACCTCCGCGTCTAGAGTGGATTTCTCAAGAGAATCTTGAACATTGATTTGCGCCGCTAGATGAATAACTGCATCTGGCCTTTCTTTTTCAAATACTGTCTTTAAATTATCCTCAAGAATGTTCAATGAATAAAATTTGGCTTCTGGATGAATAAATTTCTGTTTCCCAGAAGACAAATTATCTACTATAACCGTTCTATACCCTTCATCTATAAGCCCTTCGACGACATTAGATCCAATAAACCCCGCTCCTCCAGTTACTAAAACTTTCATTTTACCCCTCACTTTTATTTGGTAATGATTCTTCTTTACTTACATATGAAAAAGTCCGGCTATTGCTTGGACTTTTTTTAATGAACGTTTACCGCAGGTAAGAAATATAATGTTAAGACTTATCAATGAAAGGAGACTTTTCCTTGACTTTTTCATTTTCAAAAGAGCAATGGGAGTACATTTATAAATTGGGGTATCCCGGTCCCTGGGATAAGACCTTTTTTGCGTCAGAAGCAATATATAGAGGTGGAGAAGCACTTGTGCAACAGCATCTAAAGCCCCACCAATACCTTCCTTATAATTTGGAAGAGATTATCGAGGTAGGTTTGAAGGGATTATCGGACAACATCATACACCTAAAAAGTGCCGATGAAGTAGCTAATCAAATTTTAGGAGCATTAAAGAATACAACAGGACTAAGTGTCATCCGACTGGGAGATGGGGAAATTCTTGCATTAGCACATGGTATTTTAGTTTCAACTGAAGAAATTAACAAAAGTGCTAAATTAAAATATGCATTAGGTGGGTTTGCTGTACCTAATCACCAAAAAAGAGATGAGTTGACTCGTAATTTACTAGAAGCAGATATTGTCGGTATTCCAGAGGCCAGATATCCAACCTATCAACGATTATTTAACAACTTAGCCAAGACCATTCAATTGCCATTAAATAAAATGAATCTTACCAATTCACGTATTAACTATTTAATGAATGATGAAACCACTTTATATCATGAAATCCTAATAAACTACCGGGTTTTACTCATTGGGAACAAGGCACAGGACGGGATGGAATTTTTTAAAAACCTAGGATACAAGAATATTGTAGGTGCCATACCAGTTCCTAGTATTTATGAAGTACCTAAGGTTCTCGAAGAAGTAAGGAGCTATGAATTTGACGTTGCATTTGTCTCTGCAGGAATTCCTGCCAATCTCATTTGTGTTGATATTGCCAAAAAAGACAAAGTAGCGATTGACTTTGGTCATTTACTTGATTGGTACATTAGTGGAAAGAAAAAAATTAAACAAAAATAAAAGTAGGGTGTATATGATTAGTGTCGTACTTGCTGTTTACAATAATGAGAAGTTTATCGGTGACGCTATTGAAAGTATATTGAATCAAACGTTTACTGATTTTGAATTAATTATTATTAATGATGGATCCACTGACGGGACAGATGAAGTCATTCAATCCTTTAATGACCCACGAATTCGGTACGTTAAACAGGAAAATAAAGGGGTTGCTGGCGCAAAGAATGCTGGTCTTAAACTAGCACAAGGTGATTACATTACCATTCATGACTCAGATGATATCTCCCTTCCCAACCGATTTGAAAGAATGCTAAAGGGGTTGGAATCAAGTGATATTGGATTTACCCACTGTGATATGCTATTAATAAACGAAAAAGGTCAACCATTTGGGTACTGGCAATCTAATAATATATTTCCAGAATCTATGTACTCTTTCTTTCTAAATATAGGAACCCCGTTTAATAACCCAACCATACTATTTAAAAAAGAAGCAGTGAATGGTCTATTGTTTGATGAGAGCGTAAAAGTTGGTTCAGACACAGACCATGTTCTTCAAATTGCAAGGGAATGGAAATCCTATCATATTCCTGAACCTTTATACCTTTATAGAAGACACCAAACAAATGTGACAAACAATAAGGACTACGAAGTGTTAACAAAACATGTAAAAAAACATCTAAATGAGGAAGAGTTAAAATGGATTACAGAGGTTAATTGGCAGGCCCCAGAGGAAAATCCATTGTTTAAGGCTAAACTAATCGCAGGCGTAGCTCTTTCCCGAAGATGGATGTTGGATGAGGCGATCTATTTGTTCAGAGAGGCTATTCCACTAATCAACAATAAACAGGAAAGGGACTTTTTCGAAGGCATGAAGGGCCTTGTAGAAAAGGATTATCAGCGATCTATAAACATATTTACTAATATACCGGAAAAAGATCATATCATTGAGAATTACTTAGGCGAAGCCTTACTCTCTCTTAAAAAATATGACGAAGCCTTTTTACATTTTAGACAGGCACTTTCTCTTCATCCAAACTATAACGAACCTTTACAAAACATTAGGGCTTTAGGACTTTTAAAAGGCCAGCATTCTATAGATAGACGTGTCAATCGATACAAATAACCCTCTAATTAATAGTTAGAGGGTTTCTTTTTTATGGTTGAATAGGATAAAAAAACTCCGGAAAGGATGTTGCATCTCCTAATACTTTTATCATCTCTGTTGAATACAAGTCTTGTTTTCCATCCTCAGTTAATAAAATATTTAGCTTATACATATCTGCATTATGAGGATATTGTTTAATTAGCTGTTTTACTCTCTGCTTAGCTTCTTGTTTCCGCTGCAGTCTGATTAACGTTAGCACCATCCATTTGCCCCAAACAGCCTGCAAGTTTGAAGTTTCATTATTATATAACTGGGTAAATTCCTCTAGCGCTTCATCAAATTGTTTTGTTAAAAATGACTGGTATCCATTTAAGTCATACAATTGTAGTTGATTTTGCAGCAAGATTGGACAAAAGCAATGTTCAACAATCCCGTCCTCTCCGTCCTTTCGAATGGCAATGGTCTCCCACCTTGCCAACTGGGGAATTTTATTGAAATGATAAAGAACAGGTGCTTTTACGATATCAGCATTCGTTACTAGAAGAAATTTTTTTAGCTTATCATAATCTTTCTTGTTAACCAAGTCCTCTTCATTTATACCAATCTCCCAATCATCTATTGAAGACTCCGATTTTACTTGGTTTGCAGCAATACTTGTATAATACTCCAAGATATTTTGAATAATATTTTCCCATTTAAATTGATTGGCTGTTGAGAGTCCATTATTTATTAATTTCTCTTTTATCTCAGGATTTACAAATACTTTTCGTATCTTTTCCGCCATATCTACAGGGTCCTTCATGTTACAGATTAATGCATTTTGTTCGTGTACCGCATATTCTAATGATCCAGGATTATTGGTTGTCACAACAGGACAGCCACAAGCCATGGCTTCAAGGGGTGGAAGAGGAAAATTTTCGTAGGTAGATCCACAAATATATAAAGCTGCTCCCCTATATAAACTGCCAATCTTTTGTTGTGACGGATTCACAAATACCTTTGTGACCTGATTTTTTTTGTCTTCAGAAGGGTTTCCTGGTGTAATCCAGTAAAGGTCAATATCTAATTCCTCTTTTACCTTTTTATAAGCCTCAATGATGGTTGGTATCCCTTTAAACGCAGCACTCTCTCCACCCACCATCAACATGTAGGGACGTTCTCCGATTTCCTTATCTCCATTTGTTGAAAATATAGTATCATCTACTGCATTAGGAAAAACCTGTGCTTCTCTTCCATATATCTTAGAAATCAAGCTTGCTGCCTGATTAGAAACTGTATAAATAAAAGGTGGTATTTGGAATTGTTTATGAATAAAATTCTTTAACGTTCGATTCATTGATTCATAGTCAAATAGATGAAAATCTCCCTGTTCAAAATAGACGACAGGTGCTATCCCTGTTTCGATACATGCTTGGATATGATCCCAGTAAGTAGCGACAATGAGATCACAGTTTGGAATCCCTTTTGCAAGTTCGAGATCAAAAGGTACTTGAAGATACTCAGCTTCTATAGGGAACCAGGAGGGCTTTTGGAAATGGGACACCAAAGTTACTTTAGCCCCAGCTTTTTGCAGCTTATTTGCATGTTCAAATATCACTTTCACCCCGCCGCATATGCCTACATGGGTCATCGCATAGACAATATGGAGATTCTCATTCCTTTTTTCAAGTTCAGTTAATAACTGATTTTTCGCTAAAGATATTCTGGATAACCGTTTATTTAATTCTTTTGATCGAAGTTCCTGTATCACGTTGGCCTCCATTTAGTTTTTTATTCTATTCTATGCTCACATTTAAAAAAGAACAGTGCTTGCCAAAAATGACAAGCACCGCTGATGGTTTTATTTTTTATAATGGTTCACAAGTTAAACCTGCGCCACTACCTGCTCCATTTGCCCTAATGTCTTGAATCTTCGCAATATGACAGGTACTAAGGATATATGTGTCTTGCCCTGTTGTAATTTTTACAAGTCCTTCTTCTATATCAACGATTCTCGCATTCTGAATATTGTCAAAGAACCCATCAGTATAGTAATCAGCTGTGGCTGTTATACCTCTAATCAATTCCAAGATTGCCCTTGTTGGCTCCTCACAGCATGCACATTCGCCAGTACGATTAACTCCAGTCGGTCCTGCCGGAAGCGTTACACCAGTTAATAAACCATCACCTTGTACGCCTACGATCTGACACATTGGTGCTGCAATATGTCCATTATCAGCAAGGAAGAATCCATCAATAACACAATCAATGGTTACGTTGTTAATACCGCCATTACTTGTTTGTGAAGTTGTTCCAACAGAAACTTGGATACCTTCAGCAGCAAGTTGTTCAAAAATGTCAGTCATTGGTCCAACACAACAATCACATTCTGTATCAGCTGCTGGTCCTGTAGGCCCTTGAGGTCCTGTTGGTCCTGTCGGTCCTGTCGGTCCTGTCGGCCCTGTTGGTCCTGTCGGTCCTGTCGGTCCTGTTGGTCCTGTCGGTCCTGTTGGTCCTGTTGGTCCTGTTGGTCCTGTCGGTCCTGTTGGTCCTGTCGGTCCTGTTGGTCCTGTCGGTCCTGTTGGTCCTGTTGGTCCTGTTGGTCCTGTTGGTCCTGTTGGTCCTGTCGGTCCTGTCGGTCCTGTTGGTCCTGTTGGTCCTGTTGGTCCTGTCGGTCCTGTCGGTCCTGTCGGTCCTGTCGGTCCTGTTGGTCCTGTCGGTCCTGTCGGTCCTGTCGGTCCTGTCGGTCCTGTTGGTCCTGTTGGTCCTGTCGGTCCTGTCGGTCCTGTCGGTCCTGTCGGTCCTGTCGGTCCTGTTGGTCCTGTTGGTCCTGTTGGTCCTGTTGGTCCTGTTGGTCCTGTCGGTCCTGTTGGTCCTGTCGGTCCTGTTGGTCCTGTTGGTCCTGTCGGTCCTGTCGGTCCTGTCGGTCCTGTCGGTCCTGTCGGTCCTGTCGGTCCTGTTGGTCCTGTTGGTCCTGTTGGTCCTGTCGGTCCTGTTGGCCCTGTTGGTCCTGTCGGTCCTGTTGGTCCTGTTGGTCCTGTCGGTCCTGTCGGTCCTGTTGGTCCTGTCGGTCCTGTTGGTCCTGTCGGTCCTGTCGGTCCTGTTGGTCCTGTCGGTCCTGTTGGTCCTGTCGGTCCTGTTGGCCCTGTCGGTCCTGTCGGTCCTGTCGGTCCTGTCGGTCCTGTCGGTCCTGTTGGTCCTGTCGGTCCTGTCGGTCCTGTCGGTCCTGTCGGTCCTGTCGGTCCTGTCGGCCCTGTCGGTCCTGTCGGCCCTGTCGGTCCTGTCGGTCCTGTTACTCCAGTTGCACCAGTAGCTCCTGCAGGTCCGATCGGTCCAGTTGGCCCTGTTGGTCCTCTTTTACCTCTCTTTTTCTTGCAGCTTCTTATACAAATATCGCCGCAATCACAACTACGATTGCATTCGCAATCATCATCAAATCCTCTGCATTTTCTGCACGTCAATAATATACACCTCACTTTCTTTTTCTATATCAAAATATTAATTTTCTCTTTATCGGCAACGGCATTTGCGTATTTTCTAGAAAAATAGACTTCTAATCTACTATCGAGATAAACCATTAACAAACCGGGAACCTAGTAGTGATACAAATTTCGCCTTCGCAGTTATCGCATTCACAGTCTGCATCCCCATTCATCCCACCAGGTACCGCCTGACAAGTTACAGTGATTCGGTCAAACTTTGTGAAAGTAAATGTTACGCAGCTATCTTGAAATACATTAATTGGCATACCAACAGGCGTATTGCCTAAAAAGAACTGAACAGTAACATAGTCCATTCCCGGACCACAATCAAAGCTGATAAAGCCAGAGCCAAAGATTTGTTCAAATCCGCCTGTTTGGAAGACTGTTTGTGTTTGGCCTTCAGGAACAGACCACTCACAGCAAACACAATCCTTCACTAGCTGAATATCACATTTGCATTCATTTTTACAATCTTCTTTGCATTTGTTGTGGCGGATACATTTAAAACAATCGTCATGGCAAACTTTCTTATGACATTTATGACAGTCATTGTGGCAATTTTTCCCACACCCACTCATTCATTTCAACTCCTTTTTTTTGATTACAGAATAATGTATTAAGAATGGATAAGCTGTGAAACGGCCTTTGTCCATTTTTTAAATTTTTGGCGGAACAAGCTATTTAAATAGTAAAAAGCACAAAAAAAGACCACCTCCCCTTTAGGAAGTAGTCTCATAATCGTTATTCTCCTACTATTTTTGCATCCTCTAGCATTTCCTCCGTTAAGTTAAT
The window above is part of the Bacillus sp. SORGH_AS_0510 genome. Proteins encoded here:
- a CDS encoding MoxR family ATPase — its product is MNPTIEKILANIEKVMIGKRNVAELSLVALLADGHVLLEDVPGVGKTMMVRALAKSVNANFRRIQFTPDLLPSDVTGVSIYNPKEMEFQFRPGPLMGNIILADEINRTSPKTQSALLEGMEEASVTIDGVTHKLNKPFFVMATQNPIEYEGTYPLPEAQLDRFLLKMRMGYPEMQEEIEVLNRAQKVPPIEELTPVVDLEGLLSLQRDIKEVFVDDSIKRYIVDIVNRTRGHGSVYLGASPRGSIALMKAAQAYAFMYGRDYVLPDDIQYLAAYVLSHRIILKSEAKFEGISAEEVVHRVVARVPVPVQRLVK
- a CDS encoding glycosyltransferase family 4 protein is translated as MIQELRSKELNKRLSRISLAKNQLLTELEKRNENLHIVYAMTHVGICGGVKVIFEHANKLQKAGAKVTLVSHFQKPSWFPIEAEYLQVPFDLELAKGIPNCDLIVATYWDHIQACIETGIAPVVYFEQGDFHLFDYESMNRTLKNFIHKQFQIPPFIYTVSNQAASLISKIYGREAQVFPNAVDDTIFSTNGDKEIGERPYMLMVGGESAAFKGIPTIIEAYKKVKEELDIDLYWITPGNPSEDKKNQVTKVFVNPSQQKIGSLYRGAALYICGSTYENFPLPPLEAMACGCPVVTTNNPGSLEYAVHEQNALICNMKDPVDMAEKIRKVFVNPEIKEKLINNGLSTANQFKWENIIQNILEYYTSIAANQVKSESSIDDWEIGINEEDLVNKKDYDKLKKFLLVTNADIVKAPVLYHFNKIPQLARWETIAIRKDGEDGIVEHCFCPILLQNQLQLYDLNGYQSFLTKQFDEALEEFTQLYNNETSNLQAVWGKWMVLTLIRLQRKQEAKQRVKQLIKQYPHNADMYKLNILLTEDGKQDLYSTEMIKVLGDATSFPEFFYPIQP
- a CDS encoding glycosyltransferase, which produces MTTISLCMIVKNEEEVLANCLQSIQKICDEIIIVDTGSTDRTKEIAKQFTDKVLDFKWIDDFSAARNFAFSQATMDYILWLDADDVLLPNEQEKFHKLKATLDGTVDAVSMIYVIDRDEYGNPSFHYRRNRLVKRSKNFKWIGPVHEYLEVGGHILSSDIAVEHKKHIKKASTQISDRNLRIYENRIKNGEDFSPRDLFYFANELRDHQQYEKAIIYYNEFLRGKKGWIEDNIRACLYLADIHARRGEKEEEMDALLKTLAYDVPRPETSCRIGDYFKARKLFRTAVFWYDIAYQKKKITSGFQNESYSTWYPHLALCVCHWELGNVEKSIEHNKMAKKYRPNDKQVLFNEKFFNDYLKNKNGKK
- a CDS encoding glycosyltransferase, whose translation is MISVVLAVYNNEKFIGDAIESILNQTFTDFELIIINDGSTDGTDEVIQSFNDPRIRYVKQENKGVAGAKNAGLKLAQGDYITIHDSDDISLPNRFERMLKGLESSDIGFTHCDMLLINEKGQPFGYWQSNNIFPESMYSFFLNIGTPFNNPTILFKKEAVNGLLFDESVKVGSDTDHVLQIAREWKSYHIPEPLYLYRRHQTNVTNNKDYEVLTKHVKKHLNEEELKWITEVNWQAPEENPLFKAKLIAGVALSRRWMLDEAIYLFREAIPLINNKQERDFFEGMKGLVEKDYQRSINIFTNIPEKDHIIENYLGEALLSLKKYDEAFLHFRQALSLHPNYNEPLQNIRALGLLKGQHSIDRRVNRYK
- a CDS encoding NAD-dependent epimerase/dehydratase family protein; protein product: MKVLVTGGAGFIGSNVVEGLIDEGYRTVIVDNLSSGKQKFIHPEAKFYSLNILEDNLKTVFEKERPDAVIHLAAQINVQDSLEKSTLDAEVNILGTLKILELCRKYNCKLIYSSSAAVYGNPVYLPVDERHPINPLSNYGISKYTPEMYIYLFSQLYSLDYTILRYANVYGIRQEPEGEGGVVSIFIKKMLNNEAPIIYGNGEQTRDFIYVKDVVSANLAALKKDTRGVFNISCNKEISINHLVDEINSLLNTKLTPIYKKFKSGDIIHSCLDNQLTIKKLDWNPEFSLREGLKKTIEYYQL
- a CDS encoding S-Ena type endospore appendage — its product is MSGCGKNCHNDCHKCHKKVCHDDCFKCIRHNKCKEDCKNECKCDIQLVKDCVCCEWSVPEGQTQTVFQTGGFEQIFGSGFISFDCGPGMDYVTVQFFLGNTPVGMPINVFQDSCVTFTFTKFDRITVTCQAVPGGMNGDADCECDNCEGEICITTRFPVC
- a CDS encoding S-Ena type endospore appendage, with product MTPLLGHKQVIIGKYCQYPVIFYLQGGTVLSSIGLHGIKPFTTKYYLITSTDHSSGCLNLRLLKPSKHCSNKMILVPSDTCITVDRNCICGFQFLPCIPVGECEQSPIIIEDCMCAPFSIVSGYKETVLWKTNFHSSFSGSLSLCIEEGFHESLELRVYHHNLHEYCTYPITQEDEFFILQDCKMITLHRKVPLKKVKGIFEIKMAGELIDEDEVVPSFLQ
- a CDS encoding GT-D fold domain-containing glycosyltransferase, whose amino-acid sequence is MTFSFSKEQWEYIYKLGYPGPWDKTFFASEAIYRGGEALVQQHLKPHQYLPYNLEEIIEVGLKGLSDNIIHLKSADEVANQILGALKNTTGLSVIRLGDGEILALAHGILVSTEEINKSAKLKYALGGFAVPNHQKRDELTRNLLEADIVGIPEARYPTYQRLFNNLAKTIQLPLNKMNLTNSRINYLMNDETTLYHEILINYRVLLIGNKAQDGMEFFKNLGYKNIVGAIPVPSIYEVPKVLEEVRSYEFDVAFVSAGIPANLICVDIAKKDKVAIDFGHLLDWYISGKKKIKQK